The following coding sequences lie in one Methylotuvimicrobium alcaliphilum 20Z genomic window:
- a CDS encoding carbon starvation CstA family protein, whose product MNAIYLMLIGLAAMALGYFVYAKFICEKIFKVDPMFLTPAHELNDGIDYVPTNKYVLWGHHFTSVAGAAPIIGPAIAVIWGWVPAFVWVVLGTIFFAGVHDAGGIWASNRNQAKSIGSLTGDIIGKRARSCFMIVIFLLLLMVNAVFAVVIASQLISFPSATIPVWGAIVVALIIGQLIYRRSIGLMSVTLLGVIALYAMIYVGAELPVSLPEQVAGLNANQSWIIILFAYAAIASLLPVWVLLQPRDYINGIQLFIGLILFYGAVLAAGPEIVAPAFNTDLPEGTPSIIPILFVTIACGAISGFHGLVSSGTTSKQLDKEPDLRFVGYFGAVGEGSLALSAIIATTAGFATLGDWQTVYHSFGQGGVGAFIQGGGNILQQGLGLDNVLAETLLTVMVVLFAGTTMDTSLRLQRYIFQEWGVIYRIGWLQKPLQATLLAVGSCLLLAFGVGGDGSGGLLIWPLFGTTNQLLAGFTLLVITVMLVKRGRPMWYTLAPLLFLLIMTTLGLLIQLKSFYDQQDWFLLSLDIVVLIAAILISLESSWVLAKQIKANKAEAVNP is encoded by the coding sequence ATGAATGCAATTTATTTGATGTTAATAGGCTTGGCTGCCATGGCGCTGGGTTATTTTGTCTACGCAAAATTTATTTGCGAAAAAATCTTTAAAGTCGATCCCATGTTTCTGACCCCGGCCCATGAATTGAACGACGGTATCGATTACGTGCCGACCAACAAATATGTACTTTGGGGGCATCATTTTACCTCGGTGGCCGGCGCCGCGCCGATCATCGGTCCCGCTATCGCCGTAATTTGGGGCTGGGTACCGGCTTTCGTTTGGGTTGTTTTAGGCACCATCTTCTTTGCCGGCGTGCATGACGCCGGCGGCATCTGGGCCAGTAACCGCAATCAAGCCAAATCGATCGGCTCATTGACCGGCGACATTATCGGTAAACGCGCCCGCAGTTGTTTCATGATCGTGATTTTTTTGTTGCTGCTGATGGTGAATGCGGTGTTCGCAGTCGTCATTGCCAGCCAATTGATTAGCTTTCCCAGCGCGACGATACCGGTCTGGGGAGCTATCGTTGTGGCGCTGATCATCGGCCAACTGATTTATCGCCGCTCCATCGGCTTGATGAGCGTAACACTGTTAGGCGTCATTGCACTGTATGCGATGATTTATGTCGGTGCCGAATTGCCGGTTTCATTGCCCGAGCAAGTGGCCGGTTTAAACGCCAACCAAAGCTGGATCATTATCCTGTTCGCTTATGCGGCGATCGCTTCGTTATTGCCGGTATGGGTGTTGCTGCAACCGAGAGATTACATCAACGGCATTCAACTGTTCATCGGACTGATTTTGTTTTACGGTGCAGTATTGGCTGCAGGCCCCGAGATTGTCGCTCCAGCTTTCAACACCGATTTGCCGGAAGGCACGCCGTCGATCATTCCGATTTTATTCGTGACCATTGCCTGCGGCGCCATTTCCGGCTTTCATGGCTTGGTGTCGAGCGGCACGACGTCCAAGCAGTTGGATAAAGAACCAGATTTGCGTTTCGTCGGTTATTTCGGCGCGGTCGGCGAGGGCTCATTGGCATTGTCGGCCATCATTGCGACGACTGCGGGATTCGCCACCTTAGGCGACTGGCAGACGGTCTATCACAGTTTCGGGCAAGGCGGCGTCGGCGCGTTCATACAAGGCGGCGGGAATATCCTGCAGCAAGGTCTTGGGCTCGATAACGTCTTGGCGGAAACGCTTCTAACCGTGATGGTTGTATTGTTTGCCGGCACCACGATGGATACCAGCTTGCGTTTGCAGCGCTATATCTTTCAAGAATGGGGCGTGATTTACCGGATCGGCTGGCTGCAAAAACCGCTTCAAGCGACACTATTGGCGGTCGGTTCGTGTTTGCTGCTGGCCTTCGGCGTCGGCGGCGACGGTAGCGGGGGGCTCTTGATATGGCCATTGTTCGGCACAACCAATCAATTGCTGGCCGGATTCACGCTCTTGGTGATTACGGTGATGTTGGTAAAACGAGGCCGGCCGATGTGGTATACCTTGGCGCCGCTGCTGTTTCTGCTGATCATGACCACGCTAGGCTTGTTGATTCAGTTGAAAAGCTTTTACGACCAACAAGACTGGTTCCTGTTGTCGCTCGATATCGTAGTCTTGATTGCCGCCATCCTCATTTCGCTAGAATCGAGCTGGGTACTCGCCAAACAAATCAAAGCCAATAAAGCGGAGGCCGTTAACCCATGA
- a CDS encoding TIGR03768 family metallophosphoesterase has protein sequence MINDDLKSRENSMPGSGISRRDFIKVTAGSVTCFSLSSWMLGCVTHDSGFAQITSYPIDSDVYTTLDRTIKPEPTSGAILPEYLNRISEYDQNGYGVWSYGEALVCEQRFDIMGVYNPPESNHPTTLLRFFSISDIHITDKESPSQLIYMQQLNQCGFEAGVTSVYSPVMMYTPHVLDAAIQTVNALHQNQPIDFGISLGDACNSTQYNELRWYIDVIDGKVIKPSSGAHEGADDIDYQKPFKAAGLDPSIPWYQAIGNHDHFWLGSIPPDGKYGDDPSLRESCTSDEVIAMSNALCRANDIYSYKTPEETLYYMGVIDGATPNGEIVKYGQVENFSAPPKVVADSDRYSLTKMQWVKEFFNTSTEPVGHGFSLVPTGQEAGFACYSFVPKVNIPIKVIVLDNTQREDDQSTSIHGHGFLDEARWQWLKAELAEGDDQDQLMIIAAHIPIGVQKAGTYMEWFDNSANPDEPQNAVDLPELLEELHSHPNLLMWIAGHRHVNAVKAFESPDPVDAPEKGFWQVETSSLHDFPQQLRMFDIKLNSDYTISIVTTNVDPAAKEGTPAWTSRKYVVAAQQIVNTESIYQADNRSNYLVDPATQNEARVDGKVVMDPSIRPMPTGSYNAELLKQLSPAMMAKMQVLFPTI, from the coding sequence ATGATAAACGACGATCTTAAAAGTAGGGAAAACTCAATGCCGGGCAGCGGCATATCGCGCCGTGACTTTATAAAAGTTACCGCTGGCAGCGTCACATGCTTTTCTTTGAGTTCATGGATGCTTGGATGCGTCACCCATGACAGCGGGTTTGCCCAGATCACGAGTTACCCGATTGATTCCGATGTTTATACTACCCTCGATAGAACCATCAAGCCCGAGCCAACATCAGGGGCTATTTTGCCTGAATATCTCAACCGGATTTCAGAATACGATCAAAATGGATATGGTGTCTGGAGTTATGGCGAAGCGCTAGTTTGCGAACAACGCTTCGATATCATGGGAGTCTATAACCCTCCGGAAAGCAATCATCCTACAACACTGTTAAGATTTTTCAGTATCAGCGACATCCATATCACGGATAAAGAATCGCCTTCCCAGTTGATCTATATGCAGCAACTGAATCAATGTGGTTTTGAGGCAGGTGTTACGTCAGTTTATTCGCCTGTCATGATGTACACACCCCATGTGCTAGACGCGGCGATCCAGACGGTAAACGCCCTGCACCAAAATCAGCCCATCGACTTCGGCATCTCATTGGGGGATGCCTGCAACAGCACGCAGTACAACGAGTTGAGATGGTATATTGATGTCATTGACGGCAAGGTTATCAAACCCAGTTCCGGTGCTCATGAGGGCGCCGATGACATCGACTATCAGAAACCTTTCAAAGCCGCAGGGCTCGACCCGTCGATTCCCTGGTATCAAGCCATCGGCAATCACGATCATTTCTGGCTTGGCTCCATCCCGCCGGACGGTAAATACGGGGATGACCCGAGCTTGCGGGAATCTTGCACCAGCGACGAAGTCATTGCCATGTCAAATGCGCTTTGCCGCGCTAACGACATATATAGCTATAAAACCCCTGAAGAGACACTGTACTATATGGGCGTCATTGATGGTGCTACCCCGAACGGGGAGATCGTAAAGTATGGTCAAGTTGAAAACTTCAGCGCGCCCCCCAAAGTCGTCGCCGACTCAGACCGCTATTCACTGACCAAGATGCAGTGGGTTAAAGAGTTTTTTAACACCTCGACCGAACCGGTTGGTCATGGCTTTAGTCTAGTTCCCACAGGACAGGAAGCCGGCTTTGCCTGTTACAGCTTCGTGCCAAAAGTAAATATACCCATCAAGGTGATTGTTCTGGATAACACCCAGAGGGAGGACGACCAATCCACCAGCATCCATGGGCATGGTTTTCTTGACGAAGCCCGCTGGCAATGGCTTAAAGCGGAGCTTGCGGAGGGTGATGATCAGGATCAACTCATGATCATTGCGGCTCACATACCCATTGGCGTTCAAAAAGCAGGTACCTATATGGAATGGTTTGATAATTCCGCCAACCCCGATGAGCCGCAAAATGCGGTAGACCTGCCCGAATTGCTTGAAGAACTTCACAGCCATCCCAATCTGCTGATGTGGATTGCCGGTCATCGTCATGTGAATGCCGTTAAGGCATTTGAATCACCTGATCCGGTCGATGCTCCTGAAAAAGGTTTCTGGCAGGTGGAAACCTCATCGCTGCATGATTTCCCGCAGCAATTGCGTATGTTTGATATCAAGCTCAATAGCGACTATACGATTTCCATCGTCACGACCAACGTTGATCCGGCAGCCAAAGAAGGAACGCCTGCATGGACCTCCCGCAAGTATGTTGTCGCAGCGCAGCAGATTGTCAACACTGAGTCGATATATCAAGCGGATAACAGGTCTAACTACCTTGTCGATCCAGCCACCCAAAACGAAGCTCGCGTGGATGGCAAGGTCGTTATGGATCCGAGCATTCGGCCGATGCCGACTGGATCGTATAATGCCGAACTACTCAAACAACTAAGTCCGGCAATGATGGCGAAGATGCAGGTGCTGTTCCCCACAATATAA
- a CDS encoding DNA ligase yields the protein MNKANRFNLVRLLLIPIFLFVASAAAIEKPDIMQAKVFDPSIDVTEYWVSEKLDGVRARWDGKQLISKNGHLLHAPNWFIEDFPDVTLDGELWLARGQYQQTVSIVSRKAPHSGWEKIKLMVFDLPDNPKPFSERVAAMRQMAQQRHTPYLNFIKQFRVVSPDELKQKLDQVVAEGGEGLMLHHQDSLYQHGRSNRLLKLKPYDDAEAVVIGYRPGKGQFAGKMGSLKVRTENGKEFYIGTGFSQREREAPPPLGSLISFRHQGYTDKGIPRFAVFIRIRDEP from the coding sequence ATGAACAAAGCTAATCGATTCAACTTAGTCCGCCTGCTGCTTATCCCGATATTTCTGTTTGTTGCAAGCGCCGCGGCCATTGAAAAACCGGACATCATGCAGGCCAAAGTTTTCGATCCGTCGATCGATGTCACGGAATATTGGGTCAGCGAAAAGCTTGATGGGGTCCGGGCGCGCTGGGACGGAAAACAACTGATTTCTAAAAACGGCCACCTGCTTCATGCGCCAAACTGGTTCATCGAAGACTTTCCCGATGTAACGCTGGATGGCGAACTATGGTTGGCAAGAGGTCAATATCAGCAGACCGTTTCAATCGTCAGTCGCAAGGCTCCTCATTCCGGCTGGGAGAAAATAAAATTGATGGTCTTCGACCTGCCTGACAACCCGAAACCCTTTTCAGAACGGGTCGCCGCAATGCGTCAAATGGCACAGCAACGGCATACGCCGTATCTGAATTTCATCAAGCAATTCCGAGTCGTATCCCCCGACGAATTAAAACAGAAACTGGATCAAGTCGTGGCCGAAGGCGGCGAAGGCCTCATGCTGCATCATCAAGACAGTCTTTACCAGCATGGCCGCAGCAATCGGTTGCTTAAATTAAAACCTTACGACGATGCGGAAGCGGTCGTGATCGGTTATCGACCCGGCAAAGGACAATTTGCCGGCAAGATGGGCTCTCTTAAAGTCCGAACCGAAAACGGGAAGGAATTTTACATCGGCACCGGGTTCAGCCAGCGGGAAAGAGAAGCCCCGCCGCCTCTGGGCAGTCTTATTAGCTTTCGTCATCAAGGCTACACCGATAAGGGCATTCCCCGTTTTGCCGTATTCATCAGAATACGCGATGAACCTTGA
- a CDS encoding cory-CC-star protein: MKLSDLKTLFKQADYYAEEFYNAPYRAAIARARREQDDLFMLLVFSEMMGVPNPVSYYTLELQPILLERFHDWHRRMGMEHSPLDHIKCC; this comes from the coding sequence ATGAAATTGAGCGATCTAAAAACCCTGTTCAAGCAGGCCGATTATTACGCCGAAGAGTTCTATAACGCCCCCTATCGGGCGGCTATCGCACGCGCCCGCCGTGAGCAGGACGATCTTTTCATGTTGCTGGTGTTTAGCGAAATGATGGGCGTGCCCAATCCTGTCAGTTATTACACACTGGAATTGCAGCCCATCCTGCTCGAACGTTTTCACGACTGGCATCGGCGCATGGGCATGGAGCACTCGCCGCTGGACCATATCAAATGCTGTTGA
- a CDS encoding translocation/assembly module TamB domain-containing protein, translated as MALPASLLALLALGITLLLANLDHPSFKTWLNRQLALPHGIAIDYRNMDLAPLSGRLQIDSLKISAPEIHRRHTPLLLDLGHLSAHWSYRSLLSRKFTLREFKIDELAIHTVLQEEGLSTLDLFRDDAPDDPEQPLSHALQLADLPMAVLVEHARFNSLSLSQTELDSRGDLVGRQRLDGIDINATAYLIPGDVSARIQIDSAERSEGLQLSDYQTETQETRSMDLGFASNLTIDASRNVRLSVQSNLLRQTFDSGLAIGGSIIDIDAQALFDNEAHDTKLNLTKLQLLDTAAQAELIANWPDNAPLPLLQTGSGSIHVDPLLAAWPALIPDIDVESMRLNYRIESIAGNDQAIKLSVDGEAESIKSDQNGQKLDLKNLSLQLNGAIDWPERADFQLSIPIGKVSYLDAAASELELQRALLTVNAENFPMRLDRPFSAGGVLNVSALKFNSEQTPIEQTNLQWTLANFEPNEAQSLPSHAELTLTGTVDELTLDANATLEDANLNTAINAQTDALGALVRKLPVNMEQLANVNLEKTTAEAQLQGRYRNIDQPQAISLDHELSATVKNIAVHDSELTAEFPVVQLHAKHHGGENRHSLDLNLTSQQTRLNDVLLEQDPVSSLSAEFAPAKSTARMTMAIGSQLSAAATAEFESSSAILRHNGSLELKQPAMLAKWLPEAHAVDWQTFSAKLTQRGTIAGLLEADTDTGMPVLTSGFADKLLASQQIDLNLNNIAYRDNELSIRAPVLKLALNGRQRGRKIQAGVNIAAPSLSINERNEVIELTEMTHQLDITGDSRLAGGDIEIRIDGSLKNAEQSYFPLYPIRDLSLSGRAHSSRLESFVLDDLTLNNRGGGTRLSLNKTLNRVGVVDSGGIQQSSWRELNLNGEITQSLAELDTAPELFQGRGALSAPITINSSDGTLFNIKATLNLNDVNAALPDQELHVDGLNGRVQLSETIEWDAENGFSLVHDSERNHFARIRYQDVQPFLSNQSFFKIGRIRWKNLEAAPIIGSLHIQNNVFSLNKLKLKKGAGTISGQLIVDYFPGAERFKFRGNATGLRIGESRERIDGNMAFVFLPAKLEIDGRLQILRLSRQHLVELLDLLDPFREDPALNKLRLPLAFGYPNFVRMEMAQGLASMKVDLGGIGGALIDIEEIRGIPLGPFMSRHVAPLLQLNE; from the coding sequence TTGGCATTGCCAGCAAGTTTGTTGGCTCTATTAGCGCTTGGCATAACGCTATTACTTGCCAATCTCGATCATCCAAGTTTTAAAACCTGGCTAAACCGGCAATTGGCCTTGCCGCACGGCATCGCGATCGACTATCGAAATATGGATTTGGCACCGCTAAGCGGCCGCCTACAAATCGACAGTTTAAAAATCAGCGCGCCTGAAATTCATCGTCGCCATACACCTTTATTGCTAGACCTCGGCCACCTCAGCGCGCACTGGTCTTACCGATCGCTACTCAGCCGTAAATTTACGTTGCGCGAGTTTAAAATAGATGAACTTGCAATTCATACGGTCTTACAAGAAGAAGGCTTATCGACTCTGGATTTATTTCGTGACGATGCACCGGACGACCCTGAACAACCACTATCCCATGCCTTGCAGTTGGCCGATCTGCCCATGGCGGTGTTGGTCGAGCATGCTCGATTCAACAGTTTAAGTCTCTCGCAAACCGAGCTAGACTCTCGCGGCGACTTGGTCGGCCGGCAACGGCTCGACGGCATCGATATCAATGCGACCGCCTACTTGATTCCTGGCGATGTTTCGGCGCGCATACAGATAGACTCGGCCGAACGCTCAGAAGGCTTGCAATTAAGCGATTACCAAACCGAGACGCAAGAAACCCGCAGCATGGACCTGGGCTTCGCATCGAATCTGACTATCGACGCCAGTCGCAATGTTCGATTAAGCGTGCAAAGCAATTTGCTCCGGCAAACTTTCGATAGCGGCTTGGCGATTGGCGGCAGCATTATCGATATCGATGCCCAAGCCCTTTTCGATAACGAGGCGCACGACACCAAACTGAACTTGACCAAGCTGCAACTGCTGGATACGGCGGCGCAGGCCGAACTGATCGCGAACTGGCCGGATAATGCGCCGCTACCGCTGTTGCAAACCGGCTCAGGCAGTATACACGTCGATCCATTGCTGGCGGCCTGGCCTGCATTAATTCCGGACATCGATGTCGAATCGATGCGTCTGAATTACCGCATCGAAAGCATTGCCGGCAACGATCAAGCCATAAAACTCAGCGTCGACGGTGAAGCCGAATCGATCAAGTCTGATCAAAATGGACAAAAACTCGACTTAAAGAATCTATCGTTGCAACTGAACGGCGCTATCGACTGGCCCGAACGAGCGGATTTTCAACTTAGCATTCCGATCGGCAAAGTCTCTTACCTGGATGCGGCCGCAAGCGAACTGGAATTGCAGCGCGCGTTACTAACCGTTAATGCCGAGAATTTCCCGATGCGCCTGGACCGACCTTTTTCTGCAGGGGGCGTATTGAATGTCTCGGCGCTTAAGTTCAACTCTGAGCAAACACCAATTGAACAAACGAATTTACAATGGACGCTGGCTAATTTCGAACCGAACGAAGCGCAATCCTTGCCCTCTCATGCCGAATTAACCCTAACTGGCACTGTGGACGAATTAACGCTCGATGCCAACGCCACGCTAGAAGATGCGAACCTGAATACTGCTATCAACGCTCAAACCGACGCACTTGGCGCTTTAGTTCGGAAGCTACCGGTGAATATGGAGCAACTGGCTAACGTAAACCTCGAAAAAACGACCGCTGAGGCACAGCTTCAAGGCCGCTATCGAAATATCGACCAGCCCCAGGCGATCTCGCTGGACCATGAACTCTCGGCGACGGTAAAAAATATTGCAGTTCACGATTCCGAATTAACGGCCGAGTTTCCCGTCGTGCAACTGCATGCCAAGCATCATGGCGGCGAAAACCGGCATAGCCTCGATTTGAATTTAACTTCGCAGCAGACCCGGCTGAATGACGTCCTGCTCGAACAAGACCCCGTATCCAGTCTAAGTGCTGAATTCGCCCCCGCAAAATCGACGGCGCGCATGACAATGGCTATAGGCTCGCAACTGTCCGCCGCAGCGACCGCCGAATTCGAATCAAGCTCCGCCATCCTTAGACACAACGGCAGTTTAGAACTGAAACAACCGGCCATGCTGGCAAAATGGCTACCGGAGGCGCATGCGGTCGATTGGCAAACTTTCTCGGCAAAGCTCACGCAGCGAGGAACAATCGCAGGTTTGCTCGAAGCCGATACCGACACCGGAATGCCGGTTTTGACATCCGGCTTTGCAGATAAATTACTAGCCAGCCAGCAAATCGACCTCAATCTCAATAATATTGCCTACCGCGATAACGAATTATCGATTCGAGCGCCGGTGCTCAAATTAGCGTTAAACGGCCGGCAACGCGGCCGTAAGATTCAAGCCGGCGTCAATATAGCCGCACCGTCTCTATCGATCAACGAACGGAACGAAGTGATCGAGTTAACCGAAATGACTCATCAATTGGACATCACGGGCGATTCGCGATTGGCCGGCGGCGATATCGAAATTCGCATAGACGGCAGCCTAAAGAACGCCGAGCAAAGTTATTTTCCGCTATACCCGATCCGCGACTTGAGCCTAAGCGGCCGGGCGCACTCCAGTCGCCTGGAATCTTTCGTGTTGGACGACCTGACCCTGAATAACCGGGGCGGCGGTACCCGGCTTAGTTTAAACAAAACGCTGAACCGAGTCGGCGTCGTCGATAGCGGCGGAATACAGCAATCATCATGGCGGGAACTAAACCTGAACGGAGAAATAACGCAATCTTTGGCGGAACTCGATACCGCCCCGGAATTGTTTCAAGGTCGAGGCGCCTTAAGCGCACCGATTACGATCAACTCCAGCGACGGCACATTGTTCAATATCAAAGCCACCTTGAACTTGAACGATGTCAACGCGGCACTACCCGATCAGGAGCTCCACGTCGACGGACTAAACGGCCGCGTGCAACTGTCCGAAACTATCGAATGGGACGCCGAAAACGGCTTTTCGCTCGTTCACGATTCCGAGCGCAACCACTTCGCTCGTATTCGTTATCAAGATGTCCAACCGTTTCTTAGCAACCAAAGTTTCTTCAAAATCGGCCGGATACGCTGGAAAAATCTGGAAGCGGCGCCGATCATCGGAAGCCTGCACATTCAGAATAACGTATTTTCACTCAATAAGCTCAAACTCAAAAAGGGCGCCGGCACGATTTCGGGGCAACTAATCGTCGATTATTTTCCCGGCGCCGAACGATTCAAGTTTCGCGGCAATGCCACCGGTTTAAGAATCGGTGAGAGCCGGGAAAGAATCGACGGCAACATGGCCTTCGTGTTTTTACCGGCCAAACTTGAAATCGACGGGCGACTGCAAATTTTGCGTCTGAGCCGGCAACACTTGGTCGAATTACTGGACCTGCTAGACCCTTTTCGCGAAGATCCGGCGCTCAATAAGCTGCGTCTACCCTTGGCCTTCGGTTATCCAAATTTTGTCAGAATGGAGATGGCGCAAGGGCTGGCCTCGATGAAAGTCGATCTCGGCGGCATCGGCGGTGCATTGATCGATATCGAAGAAATCCGCGGTATCCCATTAGGCCCCTTCATGAGCCGCCATGTCGCGCCGCTCTTGCAATTAAATGAGTAG
- a CDS encoding GGDEF domain-containing protein: MTEHRLKGGLLLCLSFFTVSLQAYESTLQLHSGWQYRWGDSSFDAQGRPEWALQDNAYGAWHPIDFPSNPPGRDGQTNIWFRTVLPNGNWQDPVIYIYSVDLIVQAYLDGRKIYQYGNFDHNGQGRFEGWPWHMIQLPADFAGKFLYFRVFSDYSDIGLWGEVKLMERLDLIKLILEHSVEQIVVSGFSLLIAGLAFVFALLQAERRSFYYLALFALASALMVFGQSQVRLWLFNAPLFWDHLAATGYFLLPVAMALLFGEWCAGIKYQRLIGALWRFHLVYVVGANILPLVGYSAISRMYFVFDGLFAISLSLLFAVAFSRFRHANNEQKVIIVTFAFFGLLLLLDMAVAHSILPWRRIPLAWGLLSFSLALIAISLHHFVQTQTELKRLNATLEQKVKDRTRELELLATRDPLTNIMNRRAFYQKGEPIFRAALRYKRNLSVIVLDIDHFKRFNDTYGHTVGDQVLVMVADCLRKSCRDSDFAARFGGEEFVLLLEEADSHSALKFAERLREAIAELSLPGIEQTITASLGISCLSPETQSLEKLITKADRALYEAKHNGRNRCCYI; encoded by the coding sequence GTGACGGAACACCGGCTGAAAGGCGGGTTGTTGCTTTGTCTGTCATTTTTTACGGTTAGCCTCCAAGCGTATGAATCAACCCTGCAATTGCATAGCGGTTGGCAATACCGCTGGGGCGATTCATCTTTCGATGCCCAAGGGCGGCCGGAATGGGCTCTGCAAGACAACGCCTATGGAGCATGGCACCCAATCGACTTTCCTTCCAATCCTCCGGGACGCGACGGACAAACCAATATTTGGTTCCGTACCGTTTTACCGAACGGCAATTGGCAAGACCCGGTCATTTATATCTACAGTGTAGACTTGATTGTTCAAGCCTATCTGGATGGGCGAAAAATCTATCAGTACGGCAATTTCGATCATAACGGCCAAGGACGTTTCGAAGGTTGGCCTTGGCACATGATCCAACTGCCTGCCGATTTTGCCGGCAAGTTTCTTTATTTTCGGGTGTTTTCCGACTATAGCGACATCGGCCTGTGGGGCGAGGTCAAGTTGATGGAACGACTCGATTTGATCAAATTGATTCTCGAACATTCAGTGGAACAGATTGTCGTCAGCGGCTTTTCCTTGCTGATTGCCGGTTTGGCATTTGTTTTCGCATTACTGCAAGCCGAGCGGAGAAGTTTTTATTATTTGGCATTGTTCGCCTTGGCTTCCGCCTTGATGGTCTTCGGGCAGAGTCAAGTCAGATTGTGGTTGTTCAACGCGCCATTGTTTTGGGATCATTTGGCCGCGACCGGCTATTTTTTATTGCCGGTCGCTATGGCTTTATTGTTCGGCGAATGGTGTGCCGGTATCAAGTATCAAAGATTGATCGGGGCGCTATGGCGATTTCATTTAGTCTATGTAGTAGGCGCCAATATATTGCCATTAGTCGGTTATAGTGCAATTTCCAGAATGTATTTCGTTTTTGACGGTTTATTTGCGATCAGTCTGTCGTTATTGTTTGCAGTGGCTTTCTCGAGATTTCGTCATGCCAACAATGAACAAAAAGTCATCATCGTCACATTTGCTTTTTTCGGTCTATTGCTGTTGCTCGATATGGCTGTGGCGCACAGCATTCTACCTTGGCGGCGAATACCGCTGGCCTGGGGCTTGTTGAGCTTCTCATTGGCGTTGATCGCCATTTCGTTACATCATTTCGTACAAACGCAAACCGAGCTAAAGCGGCTCAACGCAACGCTGGAACAAAAAGTCAAAGATCGCACTCGGGAGCTCGAATTATTAGCGACGAGAGACCCGTTGACCAATATCATGAACCGGCGCGCTTTTTATCAAAAAGGCGAACCAATATTTCGCGCGGCCCTGCGTTACAAACGTAACTTGTCGGTCATCGTGTTGGATATCGATCACTTTAAACGCTTCAACGATACTTATGGGCACACGGTGGGCGACCAAGTGTTGGTCATGGTTGCCGATTGTTTACGGAAAAGTTGTCGAGACAGCGATTTTGCCGCGCGTTTCGGCGGCGAGGAATTTGTTTTGTTGTTGGAAGAGGCGGATTCGCACAGCGCTCTTAAATTTGCAGAGCGATTGCGTGAGGCCATCGCCGAATTGAGTCTTCCCGGTATCGAACAAACAATTACTGCGAGTTTGGGTATTTCGTGTCTGAGCCCGGAAACGCAATCTCTCGAGAAGCTGATCACAAAAGCGGATCGTGCGCTGTATGAAGCCAAGCATAACGGGCGAAACCGATGTTGTTATATATAG
- a CDS encoding ArsA family ATPase has translation MSHLTDKRILLVGGKGGVGKTTVSSALALLAARRGKKVLLVSTDPAHSLADAFGCRIGDNITRLTANIDGLELDPDREVEQHLERVSVQLKQFTRPEMYGAIEKQMRLTRQSPGAQEAAMLERIANTLKLGLKDYDLTIFDTAPTGHTLRLLSLPEAIAAWTQGLLNANRRSEKLAEVLEHLTPKAGRDIDNPLSDPKEHATAGMDERTKAIAETLLTRQRLLLRTRELFQDKEQTALLFVLTPEKLPILETARTVKTLQQERLPLAGLVVNRILPEEAGGDFLAQRRRQEKIHLQQIDQDFTELPRYPIPLQATDIQGIDGLNGMADLLKNAGL, from the coding sequence ATGAGTCACCTAACCGATAAGCGTATTCTGTTAGTCGGCGGCAAGGGCGGTGTGGGAAAAACCACGGTGTCCTCGGCGCTGGCCTTACTCGCCGCCCGGCGCGGAAAAAAAGTGCTGCTGGTTTCGACCGACCCGGCGCATAGCCTGGCCGATGCATTCGGCTGCCGAATCGGCGACAACATAACCCGACTGACGGCCAACATAGACGGACTGGAACTGGACCCCGACCGCGAAGTGGAACAGCACCTAGAGCGAGTGAGCGTCCAGTTGAAGCAGTTTACCCGACCGGAAATGTACGGTGCGATCGAAAAACAAATGCGCTTGACCCGTCAATCGCCGGGCGCGCAAGAAGCCGCGATGCTAGAGCGGATTGCCAACACGCTGAAACTGGGTCTCAAGGACTACGATCTGACGATTTTCGACACGGCGCCTACCGGCCATACCTTGCGTTTATTAAGTCTGCCCGAGGCCATCGCGGCCTGGACTCAGGGCTTGCTGAACGCCAATCGACGTTCGGAAAAATTGGCTGAAGTTCTCGAGCACTTAACGCCTAAAGCTGGGCGCGACATCGATAACCCGCTGTCCGACCCAAAAGAACATGCGACGGCAGGCATGGACGAACGTACCAAAGCCATCGCCGAAACGCTGTTGACCCGGCAGCGCTTGTTGCTGCGAACCCGCGAACTATTTCAAGACAAAGAGCAAACGGCCTTGCTGTTTGTCTTGACGCCCGAAAAATTGCCGATTCTCGAAACCGCCCGCACCGTAAAAACCTTGCAGCAAGAACGGCTGCCTCTAGCCGGCTTGGTCGTCAACCGTATATTGCCGGAAGAGGCCGGCGGCGATTTTTTAGCACAGCGCCGCCGGCAAGAAAAAATACACCTGCAGCAAATAGACCAAGACTTTACCGAACTACCGAGATATCCGATTCCGCTACAGGCAACCGACATACAAGGGATCGACGGGCTGAATGGGATGGCGGATTTGTTAAAGAATGCGGGGTTGTGA